The Chiloscyllium punctatum isolate Juve2018m chromosome 28, sChiPun1.3, whole genome shotgun sequence genome includes a region encoding these proteins:
- the mllt11 gene encoding protein AF1q translates to MLDVLNSQFHSFLFWRTPIPVVDISEIEVLGLNVPESGAGGQSTPHSSRDMEEEEEDGALAQYNTFNFWREPIASFSGLDLELL, encoded by the coding sequence ATGCTGGACGTCCTGAACAGCCAGTttcactcctttctcttctgGAGGACCCCCATCCCCGTGGTGGACATCTCCGAGATCGAGGTGCTGGGGCTCAACGTGCCCGAGTCTGGCGCCGGGGGCCAGAGTACGCCTCACAGCTCACGGgacatggaggaggaggaggaggacggaGCACTGGCCCAGTACAACACCTTCAACTTTTGGCGGGAACCCATCGCTAGTTTCAGCGGCCTCGACCTGGAACTGCTCTGA